Proteins from a genomic interval of Oxyura jamaicensis isolate SHBP4307 breed ruddy duck chromosome 10, BPBGC_Ojam_1.0, whole genome shotgun sequence:
- the RNF111 gene encoding E3 ubiquitin-protein ligase Arkadia isoform X6 has protein sequence MSKWTPECNIVYTLKADMKSEVPSDAPKRQESLKGILLNPEPIGATKSFPAEVEMIASKVGNEFSHLCGDSQKQKEMNGNRTDPDKSIVVRKKRKSQQAGPSYAQNCPDKENQGILGLRQHLETQSEDNDSSFSDCISSPSSSLHFGDSDTVTSEEEKDAPVRHPQAVLNTTSRTHSARSQKWPRTEADSVPGLLMKRPCFHSSSLRRLPYRKRFVKTSSSQRTQNQKERILMQRKKREVLARRKYALLPSSSSSSENDLSSESSSSSSTEGEEDLFVSTGENHQNNTAVPSGSIDEDVVVIEASSTPQVTANEEINVTSTDSEVEIVTVGESYRSRSTLGHSRSHWGQSSSSHTARPQEQRNRSRISTVIQPLRQNAAEVVDLTVDEDEPTVVPTTSARVEPQVVSSASSNSSSTSTSEQASDAAPNVSNSQPSAAPETTSSLPNSSTAGSSAGDDTRRTASNTTLETGPPAMPRLPSCCPQHSPCGGSSQNHHALGHPHTSCFQQHGHHFQHHHHHHHNPHPAVPLSPSFSDSSCPVERPPPVPAPCGASSSSGTSYHDQQALPVDLSSNGIRSHGSGAFHGTSAFDPCCPGSSSRTAIYGHQAGAGPSQSIAIDGYGSSMVAQPQPQPPPQASLSSCRHYMHSPYASLTRPLHHQASACPHSHGNPPPQPQPPPQVDYVIPHPVHPFHPSISSHASSHPVPPPPPTHPLANAAAPIPQHLPAAHQPISHHIPATAPPAQRLHPHEVIQRMEVQRRRMMQHPTRAHERPPPHPHRMHPNYGHGHHIHVPQTMSSHPRQAPERSAWELGIEAGVTAATYPPGPLHPHLAHYHAPPRLHHLQIGALPLMELIHLEERLGNVNRGATQGTIERCTYPHKYKKRKLHCKQDGEEGTEEDTEEKCTICLSILEEGEDVRRLPCMHLFHQVCVDQWLITNKKCPICRVDIEAQLPSES, from the exons ATGTCTAAATGGACTCCTGAATGTAATATAGTTTATACTCTAAAAGCGGATATGAAGAGTGAAGTTCCTTCTGATGCACCAAAGAGACAGGAGAGTCTGAAGGGGATCCTCTTGAACCCTGAGCCTATTGGGGCAACCAAAAGCTTCCCTGCAGAAGTTGAGATGATTGCCAGTAAAGTAGGGAATGAGTTCTCTCACTTATGTGGTGATTctcaaaagcagaaggaaatgaatggCAACCGTACAGACCCAGACAAAAGTATTGTGGTGCGAAAAAAAcgcaagagccagcaggctggtcCTTCATATGCTCAAAATTGTCCTGATAAAGAAAACCAAGGAATCTTAGGATTAAGACAGCATCTAGAAACACAGAGTGAAGACAACGACTCTTCTTTTAGTGACTGTATCTCTTCACCTTCATCCAGCCTACATTTTGGAGACTCTGACACAGTAacatctgaagaagaaaaagatgctcCTGTAAGACACCCTCAGGCAGTGTTGAATACTACAAGTAGAACTCATAGTGCACGGTCACAAAAGTGGCCTCGGACTGAGGCAGACTCTGTACCTGGGTTATTAATGAAAAGGCCCTGTTTTCACAGCAGTTCTTTGAGAAGGCTTCCATATAGAAAGAGATTTGTGAAAACCAGCTCCTCACAGCGGACACAGAACCAAAAAGAACGAATTttaatgcagaggaaaaaacgGGAAGTGTTAGCTCGGAGAAAGTATGCTTTACTACCCAGCTCTAGCAGTTCAAGTGAGAATGATCTCAGTAGTGAATCTTCTTCCAGTTCATCTACTGAAGGGGAGGAAGACTTATTCGTGTCAACTGGTGAAAACCATCAGAACAATACAGCTGTTCCTTCAG GAAGTATTGATGAAGATGTTGTGGTGATTGAAGCATCCTCCACTCCCCAGGTCACTgctaatgaagaaataaatgttacctCAACAGATAGTGAAGTGGAGATCGTCACAGTTGGTGAGAGCTACAG GTCTCGTTCAACACTCGGACACTCAAGATCACACTGGGGACAAAGCTCTAGTTCTCATACTGCACGGCCTCAAGAGCAGCGGAACCGCAGCAGGATTTCCACAGTCATACAGCCACTGAGACAGAACGCAGCAGAAGTCGTGGACCTTACGGTGGATGAGGATG AGCCGACAGTTGTGCCAACCACATCAGCTAGGGTGGAGCCCCAGGTTGTGAGTTCTGCTTCCAGTAACAGTTCTAGTACATCTACCTCAGAGCAGGCCTCTGATGCAGCTCCAAACGTCTCCAACAGCCAGCCCTCTGCAGCACCAGAGACGACTTCTAGTCTTCCGAATAGCAGCACTGCTGGTTCTTCAGCTGGAG atGATACAAGAAGAACTGCGTCTAACACGACACTGGAAACTGGCCCTCCGGCCATGCCACGGTTACCATCTTGCTGCCCTCAGCATTCTCCATGTGGAGgatcttcacagaatcatcatGCATTGGGGCATCCGCATAcaagctgctttcagcagcatgGCCACCACTttcaacaccaccaccaccaccaccacaacccTCACCCAGCTGTTCCACTGTCTCCTTCATTCAGTGACTCCAGCTGCCCTGTTGAAAGGCCTCCTCCAGTGCCTGCCCCTTGTGGAGCAAGCAGCAGTTCAGGCACCAGCTACCATGACCAG CAGGCATTGCCAGTAGACTTAAGCAGCAATGGCATAAGAAGTCATGGAAGTGGTGCTTTTCATGGAACGTCTGCTTTTGACCCCTGCTGTCCTGGTTCTTCATCTCGAACTGCAATTTATGGGCATCAGGCTGGTGCTGGCCCAAGCCAATCAATAGCGATAGATGGATATGGATCAAGTATGgttgcacagccccagccccaaccTCCTCCTCAGGCATCGCTTTCTTCCTGCCGGCATTATATGCATTCTCCCT ATGCTTCTTTGACCAGACCTCTTCACCATCAAGCTTCTGCATGTCCCCACTCTCATGGAAATCCTCCTCCACAGCCTCAACCTCCACCCCAAGTAGATTATGTTATTCCTCATCCAGTGCATCCCTTCCATCCTTCAATCTCCTCTCATGCATCTTCTCATCCTGTTCCACCTCCACCACCAACTCATCCTTTAGCCAATGCAGCTGCTCCAATTCCACAGCATCTTCCGGCAGCACATCAGCCTATCTCCCATCACATCCCTGCAacagcacctccagcacagaGGCTACATCCTCATGAAGTGATCCAGAGGATGGAGGTCCAGAGAAGAAGAATGATGCAACACCCAAC acgTGCTCATGAGAGGCCTCCTCCGCATCCTCACAGAATGCACCCAAATTACGGTCATGGGCATCACATTCATGTGCCTCAGACAATGTCTTCCCATCCTCGACAAGCTCCAGAGAGGTCTGCCTG GGAACTGGGAATTGAAGCTGGTGTGACTGCAGCTACTTACCCTCCAGGACCCTTGCATCCTCACTTGGCCCACTACCACGCACCTCCTCGACTTCATCACTTGCAAATAGGGGCTCTTCCCCTAATG GAGCTGATTCACTTGGAGGAACGATTAGGCAATGTAAATCGTGGAGCAACACAGGGAACTATAGAAAGATGCACATATCCTCATAAATACAAAAAG AGGAAACTGCACTGCAAGCAAGATGGGgaggaaggaacagaagaagACACAGAGGAAAAGTGTACCATCTGCTTATCTATATTAGAGGAAGGTGAAGATGTCAG GCGACTTCCATGTATGCACCTTTTCCACCAAGTATGTGTAGATCAGTGGCTGATTACTAACAAGAAGTGCCCCATTTGCAGAGTGGACATTGAGGCTCAACTGCCTAGTGAAAGTTGA
- the RNF111 gene encoding E3 ubiquitin-protein ligase Arkadia isoform X2, producing the protein MSKWTPECNIVYTLKADMKSEVPSDAPKRQESLKGILLNPEPIGATKSFPAEVEMIASKVGNEFSHLCGDSQKQKEMNGNRTDPDKSIVVRKKRKSQQAGPSYAQNCPDKENQGILGLRQHLETQSEDNDSSFSDCISSPSSSLHFGDSDTVTSEEEKDAPVRHPQAVLNTTSRTHSARSQKWPRTEADSVPGLLMKRPCFHSSSLRRLPYRKRFVKTSSSQRTQNQKERILMQRKKREVLARRKYALLPSSSSSSENDLSSESSSSSSTEGEEDLFVSTGENHQNNTAVPSGSIDEDVVVIEASSTPQVTANEEINVTSTDSEVEIVTVGESYRSRSTLGHSRSHWGQSSSSHTARPQEQRNRSRISTVIQPLRQNAAEVVDLTVDEDEPTVVPTTSARVEPQVVSSASSNSSSTSTSEQASDAAPNVSNSQPSAAPETTSSLPNSSTAGSSAGDDTRRTASNTTLETGPPAMPRLPSCCPQHSPCGGSSQNHHALGHPHTSCFQQHGHHFQHHHHHHHNPHPAVPLSPSFSDSSCPVERPPPVPAPCGASSSSGTSYHDQALPVDLSSNGIRSHGSGAFHGTSAFDPCCPGSSSRTAIYGHQAGAGPSQSIAIDGYGSSMVAQPQPQPPPQASLSSCRHYMHSPYASLTRPLHHQASACPHSHGNPPPQPQPPPQVDYVIPHPVHPFHPSISSHASSHPVPPPPPTHPLANAAAPIPQHLPAAHQPISHHIPATAPPAQRLHPHEVIQRMEVQRRRMMQHPTRAHERPPPHPHRMHPNYGHGHHIHVPQTMSSHPRQAPERSAWELGIEAGVTAATYPPGPLHPHLAHYHAPPRLHHLQIGALPLMVPDMAGYPHIRYISSGLDGTSFRGPFRGNFEELIHLEERLGNVNRGATQGTIERCTYPHKYKKVTTDWFSQRKLHCKQDGEEGTEEDTEEKCTICLSILEEGEDVRRLPCMHLFHQVCVDQWLITNKKCPICRVDIEAQLPSES; encoded by the exons ATGTCTAAATGGACTCCTGAATGTAATATAGTTTATACTCTAAAAGCGGATATGAAGAGTGAAGTTCCTTCTGATGCACCAAAGAGACAGGAGAGTCTGAAGGGGATCCTCTTGAACCCTGAGCCTATTGGGGCAACCAAAAGCTTCCCTGCAGAAGTTGAGATGATTGCCAGTAAAGTAGGGAATGAGTTCTCTCACTTATGTGGTGATTctcaaaagcagaaggaaatgaatggCAACCGTACAGACCCAGACAAAAGTATTGTGGTGCGAAAAAAAcgcaagagccagcaggctggtcCTTCATATGCTCAAAATTGTCCTGATAAAGAAAACCAAGGAATCTTAGGATTAAGACAGCATCTAGAAACACAGAGTGAAGACAACGACTCTTCTTTTAGTGACTGTATCTCTTCACCTTCATCCAGCCTACATTTTGGAGACTCTGACACAGTAacatctgaagaagaaaaagatgctcCTGTAAGACACCCTCAGGCAGTGTTGAATACTACAAGTAGAACTCATAGTGCACGGTCACAAAAGTGGCCTCGGACTGAGGCAGACTCTGTACCTGGGTTATTAATGAAAAGGCCCTGTTTTCACAGCAGTTCTTTGAGAAGGCTTCCATATAGAAAGAGATTTGTGAAAACCAGCTCCTCACAGCGGACACAGAACCAAAAAGAACGAATTttaatgcagaggaaaaaacgGGAAGTGTTAGCTCGGAGAAAGTATGCTTTACTACCCAGCTCTAGCAGTTCAAGTGAGAATGATCTCAGTAGTGAATCTTCTTCCAGTTCATCTACTGAAGGGGAGGAAGACTTATTCGTGTCAACTGGTGAAAACCATCAGAACAATACAGCTGTTCCTTCAG GAAGTATTGATGAAGATGTTGTGGTGATTGAAGCATCCTCCACTCCCCAGGTCACTgctaatgaagaaataaatgttacctCAACAGATAGTGAAGTGGAGATCGTCACAGTTGGTGAGAGCTACAG GTCTCGTTCAACACTCGGACACTCAAGATCACACTGGGGACAAAGCTCTAGTTCTCATACTGCACGGCCTCAAGAGCAGCGGAACCGCAGCAGGATTTCCACAGTCATACAGCCACTGAGACAGAACGCAGCAGAAGTCGTGGACCTTACGGTGGATGAGGATG AGCCGACAGTTGTGCCAACCACATCAGCTAGGGTGGAGCCCCAGGTTGTGAGTTCTGCTTCCAGTAACAGTTCTAGTACATCTACCTCAGAGCAGGCCTCTGATGCAGCTCCAAACGTCTCCAACAGCCAGCCCTCTGCAGCACCAGAGACGACTTCTAGTCTTCCGAATAGCAGCACTGCTGGTTCTTCAGCTGGAG atGATACAAGAAGAACTGCGTCTAACACGACACTGGAAACTGGCCCTCCGGCCATGCCACGGTTACCATCTTGCTGCCCTCAGCATTCTCCATGTGGAGgatcttcacagaatcatcatGCATTGGGGCATCCGCATAcaagctgctttcagcagcatgGCCACCACTttcaacaccaccaccaccaccaccacaacccTCACCCAGCTGTTCCACTGTCTCCTTCATTCAGTGACTCCAGCTGCCCTGTTGAAAGGCCTCCTCCAGTGCCTGCCCCTTGTGGAGCAAGCAGCAGTTCAGGCACCAGCTACCATGACCAG GCATTGCCAGTAGACTTAAGCAGCAATGGCATAAGAAGTCATGGAAGTGGTGCTTTTCATGGAACGTCTGCTTTTGACCCCTGCTGTCCTGGTTCTTCATCTCGAACTGCAATTTATGGGCATCAGGCTGGTGCTGGCCCAAGCCAATCAATAGCGATAGATGGATATGGATCAAGTATGgttgcacagccccagccccaaccTCCTCCTCAGGCATCGCTTTCTTCCTGCCGGCATTATATGCATTCTCCCT ATGCTTCTTTGACCAGACCTCTTCACCATCAAGCTTCTGCATGTCCCCACTCTCATGGAAATCCTCCTCCACAGCCTCAACCTCCACCCCAAGTAGATTATGTTATTCCTCATCCAGTGCATCCCTTCCATCCTTCAATCTCCTCTCATGCATCTTCTCATCCTGTTCCACCTCCACCACCAACTCATCCTTTAGCCAATGCAGCTGCTCCAATTCCACAGCATCTTCCGGCAGCACATCAGCCTATCTCCCATCACATCCCTGCAacagcacctccagcacagaGGCTACATCCTCATGAAGTGATCCAGAGGATGGAGGTCCAGAGAAGAAGAATGATGCAACACCCAAC acgTGCTCATGAGAGGCCTCCTCCGCATCCTCACAGAATGCACCCAAATTACGGTCATGGGCATCACATTCATGTGCCTCAGACAATGTCTTCCCATCCTCGACAAGCTCCAGAGAGGTCTGCCTG GGAACTGGGAATTGAAGCTGGTGTGACTGCAGCTACTTACCCTCCAGGACCCTTGCATCCTCACTTGGCCCACTACCACGCACCTCCTCGACTTCATCACTTGCAAATAGGGGCTCTTCCCCTAATG GTACCAGACATGGCGGGCTATCCTCACATCCGTTACATTTCATCGGGATTGGATGGAACATCATTCAGAGGCCCTTTCAGGGGCAATTTTGAG GAGCTGATTCACTTGGAGGAACGATTAGGCAATGTAAATCGTGGAGCAACACAGGGAACTATAGAAAGATGCACATATCCTCATAAATACAAAAAG GTAACAACTGATTGGTTCTCACAGAGGAAACTGCACTGCAAGCAAGATGGGgaggaaggaacagaagaagACACAGAGGAAAAGTGTACCATCTGCTTATCTATATTAGAGGAAGGTGAAGATGTCAG GCGACTTCCATGTATGCACCTTTTCCACCAAGTATGTGTAGATCAGTGGCTGATTACTAACAAGAAGTGCCCCATTTGCAGAGTGGACATTGAGGCTCAACTGCCTAGTGAAAGTTGA
- the RNF111 gene encoding E3 ubiquitin-protein ligase Arkadia isoform X4, with protein sequence MSKWTPECNIVYTLKADMKSEVPSDAPKRQESLKGILLNPEPIGATKSFPAEVEMIASKVGNEFSHLCGDSQKQKEMNGNRTDPDKSIVVRKKRKSQQAGPSYAQNCPDKENQGILGLRQHLETQSEDNDSSFSDCISSPSSSLHFGDSDTVTSEEEKDAPVRHPQAVLNTTSRTHSARSQKWPRTEADSVPGLLMKRPCFHSSSLRRLPYRKRFVKTSSSQRTQNQKERILMQRKKREVLARRKYALLPSSSSSSENDLSSESSSSSSTEGEEDLFVSTGENHQNNTAVPSGSIDEDVVVIEASSTPQVTANEEINVTSTDSEVEIVTVGESYRSRSTLGHSRSHWGQSSSSHTARPQEQRNRSRISTVIQPLRQNAAEVVDLTVDEDEPTVVPTTSARVEPQVVSSASSNSSSTSTSEQASDAAPNVSNSQPSAAPETTSSLPNSSTAGSSAGDDTRRTASNTTLETGPPAMPRLPSCCPQHSPCGGSSQNHHALGHPHTSCFQQHGHHFQHHHHHHHNPHPAVPLSPSFSDSSCPVERPPPVPAPCGASSSSGTSYHDQALPVDLSSNGIRSHGSGAFHGTSAFDPCCPGSSSRTAIYGHQAGAGPSQSIAIDGYGSSMVAQPQPQPPPQASLSSCRHYMHSPYASLTRPLHHQASACPHSHGNPPPQPQPPPQVDYVIPHPVHPFHPSISSHASSHPVPPPPPTHPLANAAAPIPQHLPAAHQPISHHIPATAPPAQRLHPHEVIQRMEVQRRRMMQHPTRAHERPPPHPHRMHPNYGHGHHIHVPQTMSSHPRQAPERSAWELGIEAGVTAATYPPGPLHPHLAHYHAPPRLHHLQIGALPLMVPDMAGYPHIRYISSGLDGTSFRGPFRGNFEELIHLEERLGNVNRGATQGTIERCTYPHKYKKRKLHCKQDGEEGTEEDTEEKCTICLSILEEGEDVRRLPCMHLFHQVCVDQWLITNKKCPICRVDIEAQLPSES encoded by the exons ATGTCTAAATGGACTCCTGAATGTAATATAGTTTATACTCTAAAAGCGGATATGAAGAGTGAAGTTCCTTCTGATGCACCAAAGAGACAGGAGAGTCTGAAGGGGATCCTCTTGAACCCTGAGCCTATTGGGGCAACCAAAAGCTTCCCTGCAGAAGTTGAGATGATTGCCAGTAAAGTAGGGAATGAGTTCTCTCACTTATGTGGTGATTctcaaaagcagaaggaaatgaatggCAACCGTACAGACCCAGACAAAAGTATTGTGGTGCGAAAAAAAcgcaagagccagcaggctggtcCTTCATATGCTCAAAATTGTCCTGATAAAGAAAACCAAGGAATCTTAGGATTAAGACAGCATCTAGAAACACAGAGTGAAGACAACGACTCTTCTTTTAGTGACTGTATCTCTTCACCTTCATCCAGCCTACATTTTGGAGACTCTGACACAGTAacatctgaagaagaaaaagatgctcCTGTAAGACACCCTCAGGCAGTGTTGAATACTACAAGTAGAACTCATAGTGCACGGTCACAAAAGTGGCCTCGGACTGAGGCAGACTCTGTACCTGGGTTATTAATGAAAAGGCCCTGTTTTCACAGCAGTTCTTTGAGAAGGCTTCCATATAGAAAGAGATTTGTGAAAACCAGCTCCTCACAGCGGACACAGAACCAAAAAGAACGAATTttaatgcagaggaaaaaacgGGAAGTGTTAGCTCGGAGAAAGTATGCTTTACTACCCAGCTCTAGCAGTTCAAGTGAGAATGATCTCAGTAGTGAATCTTCTTCCAGTTCATCTACTGAAGGGGAGGAAGACTTATTCGTGTCAACTGGTGAAAACCATCAGAACAATACAGCTGTTCCTTCAG GAAGTATTGATGAAGATGTTGTGGTGATTGAAGCATCCTCCACTCCCCAGGTCACTgctaatgaagaaataaatgttacctCAACAGATAGTGAAGTGGAGATCGTCACAGTTGGTGAGAGCTACAG GTCTCGTTCAACACTCGGACACTCAAGATCACACTGGGGACAAAGCTCTAGTTCTCATACTGCACGGCCTCAAGAGCAGCGGAACCGCAGCAGGATTTCCACAGTCATACAGCCACTGAGACAGAACGCAGCAGAAGTCGTGGACCTTACGGTGGATGAGGATG AGCCGACAGTTGTGCCAACCACATCAGCTAGGGTGGAGCCCCAGGTTGTGAGTTCTGCTTCCAGTAACAGTTCTAGTACATCTACCTCAGAGCAGGCCTCTGATGCAGCTCCAAACGTCTCCAACAGCCAGCCCTCTGCAGCACCAGAGACGACTTCTAGTCTTCCGAATAGCAGCACTGCTGGTTCTTCAGCTGGAG atGATACAAGAAGAACTGCGTCTAACACGACACTGGAAACTGGCCCTCCGGCCATGCCACGGTTACCATCTTGCTGCCCTCAGCATTCTCCATGTGGAGgatcttcacagaatcatcatGCATTGGGGCATCCGCATAcaagctgctttcagcagcatgGCCACCACTttcaacaccaccaccaccaccaccacaacccTCACCCAGCTGTTCCACTGTCTCCTTCATTCAGTGACTCCAGCTGCCCTGTTGAAAGGCCTCCTCCAGTGCCTGCCCCTTGTGGAGCAAGCAGCAGTTCAGGCACCAGCTACCATGACCAG GCATTGCCAGTAGACTTAAGCAGCAATGGCATAAGAAGTCATGGAAGTGGTGCTTTTCATGGAACGTCTGCTTTTGACCCCTGCTGTCCTGGTTCTTCATCTCGAACTGCAATTTATGGGCATCAGGCTGGTGCTGGCCCAAGCCAATCAATAGCGATAGATGGATATGGATCAAGTATGgttgcacagccccagccccaaccTCCTCCTCAGGCATCGCTTTCTTCCTGCCGGCATTATATGCATTCTCCCT ATGCTTCTTTGACCAGACCTCTTCACCATCAAGCTTCTGCATGTCCCCACTCTCATGGAAATCCTCCTCCACAGCCTCAACCTCCACCCCAAGTAGATTATGTTATTCCTCATCCAGTGCATCCCTTCCATCCTTCAATCTCCTCTCATGCATCTTCTCATCCTGTTCCACCTCCACCACCAACTCATCCTTTAGCCAATGCAGCTGCTCCAATTCCACAGCATCTTCCGGCAGCACATCAGCCTATCTCCCATCACATCCCTGCAacagcacctccagcacagaGGCTACATCCTCATGAAGTGATCCAGAGGATGGAGGTCCAGAGAAGAAGAATGATGCAACACCCAAC acgTGCTCATGAGAGGCCTCCTCCGCATCCTCACAGAATGCACCCAAATTACGGTCATGGGCATCACATTCATGTGCCTCAGACAATGTCTTCCCATCCTCGACAAGCTCCAGAGAGGTCTGCCTG GGAACTGGGAATTGAAGCTGGTGTGACTGCAGCTACTTACCCTCCAGGACCCTTGCATCCTCACTTGGCCCACTACCACGCACCTCCTCGACTTCATCACTTGCAAATAGGGGCTCTTCCCCTAATG GTACCAGACATGGCGGGCTATCCTCACATCCGTTACATTTCATCGGGATTGGATGGAACATCATTCAGAGGCCCTTTCAGGGGCAATTTTGAG GAGCTGATTCACTTGGAGGAACGATTAGGCAATGTAAATCGTGGAGCAACACAGGGAACTATAGAAAGATGCACATATCCTCATAAATACAAAAAG AGGAAACTGCACTGCAAGCAAGATGGGgaggaaggaacagaagaagACACAGAGGAAAAGTGTACCATCTGCTTATCTATATTAGAGGAAGGTGAAGATGTCAG GCGACTTCCATGTATGCACCTTTTCCACCAAGTATGTGTAGATCAGTGGCTGATTACTAACAAGAAGTGCCCCATTTGCAGAGTGGACATTGAGGCTCAACTGCCTAGTGAAAGTTGA